One genomic window of Marinitoga sp. 38H-ov includes the following:
- a CDS encoding glycosyltransferase: MTIFIIGYMHPKYDKRVYRMVKSLSKKNKVIYQYITNKNEEEYFKDNIKYIPIKYKINFENKIKEVKSRGKFDKKIIQLIREFEYDILYMHHFLTTKPVLPFKIAKKRNKKIIYDIHEYHPENFLNNLSGIKKQIKEKVLWKIFEKQLNLSDKLIFVSKDMQKDIYQKLNIHNDYYIQKNYAEISIQSKEKIKEISFVGKINRNLEDEKEILKKLIQKGFKFRIIGMESEYFKDIPHDYTKFLPYEDMMKELSKSLFSLISFNTVKNRNYKNDIFSLPNKYYDSIAAETPVIVKNTFISMAKEVEKYNIGIVINPKNIDESVDKIIKAYENYEELLENIRKYKHEFVWTEEKEKEFVNFVLS, encoded by the coding sequence ATGACAATTTTTATAATAGGATATATGCATCCAAAATATGACAAAAGGGTTTATAGAATGGTAAAATCATTATCTAAGAAAAATAAGGTAATATATCAATATATAACAAATAAAAATGAAGAAGAATATTTTAAAGATAATATAAAATATATACCTATAAAATATAAAATAAATTTTGAAAATAAGATAAAAGAGGTAAAAAGCAGAGGAAAGTTTGATAAAAAAATTATACAATTAATAAGAGAATTTGAATATGACATATTATACATGCATCATTTTCTGACAACAAAACCAGTTCTTCCTTTTAAAATAGCAAAAAAAAGAAATAAAAAAATAATATATGATATTCATGAATATCATCCGGAAAATTTCTTAAACAATTTATCAGGAATAAAAAAACAGATAAAAGAAAAAGTATTATGGAAGATTTTTGAAAAACAATTAAATTTATCAGATAAATTAATTTTTGTATCAAAAGATATGCAAAAAGATATATATCAAAAATTAAATATTCATAATGATTATTATATCCAAAAAAATTATGCCGAAATATCAATACAATCAAAAGAAAAAATAAAAGAAATATCTTTTGTAGGTAAAATAAATAGAAATTTAGAAGATGAGAAAGAAATATTAAAAAAGCTAATTCAAAAAGGTTTTAAATTTAGAATAATAGGTATGGAATCAGAATATTTTAAAGATATACCACATGACTATACAAAATTTTTACCATATGAGGATATGATGAAAGAATTATCAAAATCATTATTTTCATTAATATCATTTAATACTGTAAAAAATAGAAATTATAAAAATGATATATTTTCTCTACCAAACAAATATTATGATTCAATAGCAGCAGAAACTCCTGTAATAGTAAAAAATACGTTTATATCAATGGCAAAAGAGGTAGAAAAATATAATATTGGTATAGTTATTAATCCAAAGAATATAGATGAATCAGTAGATAAAATAATAAAAGCATATGAAAATTATGAAGAATTATTAGAAAATATAAGAAAATATAAACATGAATTTGTTTGGACAGAAGAAAAAGAAAAGGAATTTGTTAATTTTGTATTGTCTTAA
- the tagD gene encoding glycerol-3-phosphate cytidylyltransferase, translated as MKTVITYGTFDLFHIGHLRLLQRAKELGDKLIVAVSTDEFNAIKGKKSIIPYEQRAEIVKNIKCVDIVIPEKNWEQKIEDIIKYNVDIFVIGEDWKGKFDYLNEYCEVVYLPRTEGISSSEIKEILQHISKLSTTELKKALDILTKIDFDELKEAFEILEQLRKDLW; from the coding sequence ATGAAAACAGTAATTACATATGGTACATTTGATTTATTTCATATAGGGCATCTTAGATTATTGCAAAGAGCTAAAGAGTTAGGTGATAAACTAATTGTAGCTGTTTCAACAGATGAATTTAATGCTATTAAAGGGAAAAAATCTATAATTCCATATGAACAAAGAGCAGAAATCGTAAAAAATATTAAATGTGTTGATATAGTAATACCAGAAAAAAATTGGGAACAAAAAATAGAAGATATAATAAAATATAATGTAGATATTTTTGTTATAGGAGAAGATTGGAAAGGGAAATTTGATTATTTAAATGAATATTGTGAAGTAGTTTATTTACCAAGAACAGAAGGAATATCTTCTTCAGAAATTAAAGAAATTTTACAACATATATCTAAATTATCAACTACTGAGTTAAAAAAAGCATTGGATATTTTAACTAAAATAGATTTTGATGAATTAAAAGAAGCATTTGAAATATTAGAGCAATTAAGAAAAGACTTGTGGTGA
- a CDS encoding oligosaccharide flippase family protein, with product MNLFKKGIKAFSWTFIGSGIGFIFQLIIAKLLGASEYGKANVILGFIGTYYSFLSLGLPTLLIRESGKNIYNAKKIYSDFIRIYFLLDILIFPFIYMTFDESIVYNKFNVIIILFLVFLSQVENLTYSYFIGIKKQDTASFIRDTLIRLIRVGSFFIFFFIISNYFSFILAYLFSLLIPLIISIRFYTKEKYLSLKWIIKNSWKFYFITITYSLYGNLSKIMQRLYSTNESVGYLSIGITLGTIGAMLGTALANVTMPEFALAWKEKDLKKIDLIFKDVSRWNTFIMLPIISFIVIHINRILSFLGEDYSKGTLIVSLILISQFINSFVGPNGTLLNMSGYEGLEIINGLAMIITGVSTGYLLGPRYSWGIAFSFAASIIVVNLLKFIQVRVIYNIYPYKIRTLFYILLFAFTSIFIFSFTKSISNIYFWVIINSIIIILIIFFSFYFSPFSQDKEIIDKFLKKIGVK from the coding sequence ATGAATCTATTTAAAAAAGGAATTAAAGCTTTTTCATGGACTTTTATAGGTAGTGGCATAGGATTTATATTTCAATTAATAATTGCTAAATTATTAGGTGCATCAGAATATGGTAAAGCCAATGTAATTTTAGGATTTATTGGAACATATTATTCATTTTTGAGTTTAGGGTTACCAACGTTATTAATTAGAGAAAGTGGGAAAAATATATATAATGCAAAAAAAATATACTCTGATTTTATCAGAATATATTTTTTATTAGATATTCTAATATTTCCATTTATATATATGACATTTGATGAGAGTATAGTATATAACAAATTTAATGTAATAATTATTTTATTTTTAGTTTTTTTATCACAGGTAGAAAATTTAACATATTCATATTTTATTGGAATAAAAAAACAAGATACCGCTAGTTTTATTAGAGATACATTGATTAGACTAATCAGAGTAGGCTCATTTTTTATATTCTTTTTTATTATTTCTAACTATTTCTCATTTATATTAGCTTATTTATTTTCATTATTAATACCTTTGATAATATCCATAAGATTTTATACTAAAGAAAAATATTTATCTCTAAAATGGATTATTAAAAATTCATGGAAATTTTATTTTATAACTATAACTTATTCATTGTATGGAAATTTATCTAAAATAATGCAAAGATTATATTCAACAAATGAATCTGTTGGTTATCTTTCAATTGGAATAACATTAGGTACAATAGGAGCAATGTTAGGTACAGCTTTAGCTAATGTAACAATGCCTGAATTTGCTCTTGCATGGAAAGAAAAAGATTTAAAAAAAATAGATTTAATATTTAAAGATGTATCGCGTTGGAATACTTTTATTATGTTGCCTATAATTAGTTTTATTGTTATACATATTAATAGAATATTATCTTTTTTAGGAGAAGATTATTCAAAAGGTACATTAATAGTTTCTCTAATATTAATATCTCAATTTATTAATTCTTTTGTTGGTCCTAATGGTACATTACTGAATATGTCTGGATATGAGGGGCTTGAGATAATAAATGGTTTAGCGATGATAATTACAGGTGTATCAACTGGATATTTATTAGGACCAAGATATTCTTGGGGTATTGCATTTTCTTTTGCGGCATCAATAATTGTTGTAAACTTATTGAAATTTATTCAAGTAAGAGTTATATATAATATTTATCCATATAAAATAAGAACATTATTTTATATATTGTTATTTGCTTTCACTTCTATTTTTATATTTAGCTTTACAAAAAGTATATCGAATATCTATTTTTGGGTAATTATAAATTCGATTATTATTATATTAATAATATTCTTTTCATTTTATTTTTCTCCATTTTCTCAAGATAAGGAGATAATAGATAAGTTTTTAAAAAAAATTGGGGTGAAATGA
- a CDS encoding CDP-glycerol glycerophosphotransferase family protein, with product MIKKIIKIILEIIYSIKKYKYDVLIIDDTPYSGSNSYAFFRYLKDKNHLNVKIINKSKNIFEYLDLVKSSKYVFTSHDINVFFKRKNQKFIQFWHGIPLKAMGLLDKTEKRKKKILKNWMKYDYIISSSPFYNTLLNSTTGNYLGRYIVTGFPRTDYLFKNGRLNEIIQKKDKKIIFFIPTFRKGYVNRDISEGIERNKNIFGISDFNISDFEKFLIENKILFIAKLHPIEERYYKKLYENYNLENFMFLSEDILSKKDIDLYEILPDSDMLITDYSSIYFDYLLLNKPIIFINNDIEEYIKVRGLLLHPYEFWTPGDKVRTQTDLQNSILDNFKEDKYIDHRKILKDMFFIYGNNSCERIYNIIFNGGLHESI from the coding sequence ATGATAAAAAAAATAATAAAGATAATACTTGAAATTATATACAGTATAAAAAAATATAAGTATGATGTATTAATAATAGATGATACACCATATAGTGGTTCAAATTCTTATGCCTTTTTTAGATATTTAAAGGATAAAAATCATTTAAATGTTAAAATAATAAATAAATCAAAAAATATTTTTGAATATTTAGATTTAGTAAAATCCTCAAAATATGTATTTACTTCACATGATATAAATGTTTTCTTTAAAAGAAAAAATCAAAAATTTATACAGTTTTGGCATGGAATACCATTAAAAGCAATGGGGCTTTTAGACAAAACAGAAAAAAGGAAAAAGAAAATATTAAAAAATTGGATGAAATATGATTATATTATTTCATCTTCTCCATTTTATAATACGTTATTAAATTCCACAACAGGAAATTATTTAGGAAGATATATTGTTACTGGATTTCCGAGAACTGATTATTTATTTAAAAATGGAAGATTAAATGAAATAATACAAAAAAAAGATAAAAAAATTATATTTTTTATTCCAACATTTAGAAAAGGTTATGTAAATAGAGATATTTCCGAAGGTATAGAAAGAAATAAAAATATATTTGGAATATCAGATTTTAATATTTCAGATTTTGAAAAATTTTTAATTGAAAATAAAATTTTATTTATAGCGAAACTCCATCCTATAGAAGAGAGATATTATAAAAAATTATATGAAAATTACAATTTAGAAAATTTCATGTTTTTATCAGAAGATATATTATCAAAAAAAGATATAGATTTATATGAAATTTTACCTGATTCTGATATGTTAATTACAGATTATTCTAGTATATATTTCGATTATTTGTTATTAAATAAACCTATTATATTTATTAATAATGATATAGAAGAATATATAAAAGTTAGAGGATTATTATTACATCCATATGAATTTTGGACCCCAGGCGATAAAGTTAGAACACAAACTGATTTACAAAATTCAATATTAGATAATTTTAAAGAAGATAAATATATTGATCATAGAAAAATTTTAAAAGACATGTTTTTTATATATGGGAATAATTCATGTGAAAGAATATATAATATAATTTTTAATGGAGGATTACATGAATCTATTTAA
- a CDS encoding glycosyltransferase, translating to MIPKKIHYCWFGKGKKPEIARKCIESWKIHLPDYEIIEWNEDNFDINENIYIKEAYENKKYAFVTDYVRLKVLYEYGGIYMDTDVEVIKNLDKFLHHNAFSGYENDKLIPTGIMGATPKNSWIKLLLDYYNDKKFVLDDGTFDLTTNVIIITELSKKMGYIGGGKYQEFGDGIAIYPFDYFCAKNDHTGEIHITDNTHTIHHFSGTWQPLPNKIRKKIRKIIGNKAYNFIRDLLRGELNDKKNNKDNT from the coding sequence TTGATACCTAAAAAAATTCATTATTGCTGGTTTGGAAAAGGTAAGAAACCAGAGATTGCCAGAAAATGTATTGAAAGTTGGAAAATACATTTACCAGATTATGAGATAATAGAATGGAATGAAGACAATTTTGATATTAATGAGAATATATATATAAAGGAAGCATATGAAAATAAGAAATACGCATTTGTAACTGATTACGTTAGATTAAAGGTATTATATGAATATGGTGGAATATATATGGATACAGATGTAGAAGTAATTAAAAATCTTGATAAATTTTTACATCACAATGCTTTTTCCGGTTATGAAAATGATAAATTAATACCAACTGGAATAATGGGAGCAACACCAAAAAATAGCTGGATAAAATTACTTTTAGATTATTATAATGATAAAAAATTTGTTTTAGATGATGGAACTTTTGATTTAACTACGAATGTTATAATTATTACAGAATTGTCTAAGAAAATGGGTTATATAGGTGGAGGAAAATATCAAGAGTTTGGCGATGGTATAGCTATATATCCATTTGATTATTTTTGTGCAAAGAATGATCATACTGGTGAAATACATATAACAGATAATACTCATACAATACATCACTTTTCGGGGACATGGCAACCTTTACCAAATAAAATAAGAAAAAAAATCAGAAAAATTATAGGAAATAAGGCATATAATTTTATAAGAGATTTATTAAGAGGGGAATTAAATGATAAAAAAAATAATAAAGATAATACTTGA
- a CDS encoding Wzz/FepE/Etk N-terminal domain-containing protein: MRNDITLRDVFNTIKRRWYIIIILSIVFFSIIMYIYSILPRTYTSYMELELSSSNSGGDNLSLLLSNSGNNTEIKTEIEKMYSDEILKNIIKDFDMVKRKNNSRHIIDRLRGKVYYERDLIEILKEELIIEAKSGTNIIKISYTKRDPEYVKKVLDKWYEYYIEYYEKIQKEKNNEKISLLIPLLEQINQELESINKKVVEYELEYKISDKNPLMDKYYDVVKKIYQYSEDKNSLEIEIKNFENVYLNIDQEMKEVYLTEKNSEIKNIKTQLENSQLEYETLKIISPNSPKLFELETSINVLKTELSKKLEILINNKDMYLSAISMDLLNKYKTLKYSYEVLDTQYNMLKNLEKKLSEEITNQSPILYEYLSLKKDQKILEEKYNIVKTALEQTRLKTLLEIQKPSILNNSFVPTRQDFPSFKMFFIGGFFISIFLASIIALRFELKDNKIYSLKDFEYNYKKPELIVNGDISKISKYLYMINKNNILIVNTASENILDLLYAELSNLNYNLLNINKLDIEKIKEIDEKLKKDKNIIIINSNDENDYNILKLKTEETIFIVSKKSKIEYFDFNSKVIYIRSV, encoded by the coding sequence ATGAGAAATGATATAACTTTAAGGGATGTATTTAATACAATAAAAAGACGTTGGTATATAATAATAATTTTATCTATTGTATTTTTTTCTATTATAATGTATATATATAGTATCCTTCCTAGGACATATACATCATATATGGAATTAGAATTATCTTCATCTAATTCAGGAGGAGATAATTTATCATTATTATTATCAAACTCGGGAAATAATACAGAAATAAAAACTGAAATAGAAAAAATGTATTCAGATGAAATATTAAAAAACATAATTAAAGATTTTGATATGGTAAAAAGAAAAAATAATTCTAGACATATTATAGATAGATTAAGAGGTAAAGTATATTATGAAAGGGATTTAATAGAAATATTAAAAGAAGAATTGATAATAGAAGCAAAGAGTGGAACAAATATAATTAAAATATCTTATACAAAAAGAGATCCTGAATATGTAAAAAAAGTTTTGGATAAATGGTATGAATATTATATAGAATATTATGAAAAAATACAAAAAGAAAAAAATAATGAAAAAATATCATTGTTAATACCATTATTAGAACAAATTAATCAGGAATTAGAAAGTATAAATAAAAAGGTAGTTGAGTATGAACTTGAATATAAAATATCAGATAAAAATCCATTAATGGATAAATATTATGATGTAGTAAAGAAAATATACCAATATTCAGAAGATAAAAATTCCTTAGAGATAGAAATAAAAAATTTCGAAAATGTGTATTTGAATATTGACCAAGAAATGAAAGAAGTATATTTAACAGAAAAGAATAGTGAAATAAAAAATATTAAAACACAATTAGAAAATAGTCAATTGGAATATGAAACATTAAAAATAATATCTCCAAATTCTCCGAAATTATTTGAACTAGAAACAAGTATAAATGTATTAAAAACAGAATTATCAAAGAAATTAGAAATATTAATAAATAATAAAGATATGTATTTAAGTGCAATATCAATGGATTTATTAAATAAATATAAAACATTAAAATATTCTTATGAAGTTTTAGATACACAATATAATATGCTTAAAAATCTAGAAAAAAAATTAAGTGAAGAAATTACAAATCAATCACCGATATTGTATGAATATTTATCATTAAAAAAAGATCAAAAAATACTTGAAGAAAAATACAATATAGTTAAAACAGCTCTTGAACAAACAAGGTTAAAAACATTGTTAGAAATACAAAAACCATCAATATTAAATAATTCTTTTGTTCCAACAAGACAAGACTTTCCATCATTTAAAATGTTTTTTATTGGAGGGTTTTTTATATCAATATTTTTAGCCTCTATAATAGCTTTAAGATTTGAATTAAAAGATAATAAAATATATTCATTGAAAGATTTTGAATACAATTATAAAAAACCTGAATTAATAGTAAACGGAGATATTTCAAAAATCTCAAAGTATTTATATATGATTAATAAAAATAATATTTTAATAGTAAATACAGCTAGTGAAAATATATTAGATTTGTTATATGCTGAATTAAGTAATTTAAATTATAATTTACTTAATATAAATAAATTAGATATTGAAAAAATAAAAGAAATAGATGAAAAATTAAAAAAAGATAAAAATATAATTATAATAAATTCTAATGATGAAAATGATTATAACATATTAAAATTGAAAACTGAAGAAACAATATTTATAGTTTCCAAAAAATCAAAAATAGAATATTTTGATTTTAATTCAAAAGTTATATATATAAGGAGTGTATAA
- a CDS encoding O-antigen ligase family protein — translation MKINLKDIIVLSLILSFSFSFFNLIPAYPIFVVFGILFLILYIYFPEKVYISRTNKLFYIIGFLYFFSAVITGIPFSKFLSYDNFRHDGNFYITYMPLFLPILSTEFKSGLNYNKILIKVYKIISLLTFGLTLSFLLGKPIGISSDGIYHYLFKAHNAAGGYYLMLSVFGLVLYLKEKNIYNLFYFFSNIIALYFSKSRGSQLAFIWVIGLMIINELIKSNKLKRIYYILTIIGAIVIILGAYYISKEHGIYNLSPTNTEVFDLNDPNRTANISDRLFVLWPRAIDDFIKSPIFGIGFTRYNDIPYNFEGLKNIYMFNTSKVQFSDAHAHNSYLHILAETGIIGFIFFILLIKELFYISKKIPDVFFSKYIYYSIFAILIAGLTEHRIYTPAQVMPFTIILEFLIYVYYEKIYLEE, via the coding sequence ATGAAAATTAATTTAAAAGATATAATAGTATTGAGTTTAATATTATCTTTTTCATTTTCATTTTTCAATTTAATTCCAGCATACCCGATTTTTGTAGTTTTTGGAATATTATTTTTAATACTATATATATATTTTCCAGAAAAAGTATATATATCAAGAACAAATAAATTGTTTTATATTATAGGTTTTTTATACTTTTTTAGTGCTGTTATTACAGGTATACCATTTTCAAAATTTTTATCATATGATAATTTTAGACATGATGGGAATTTCTATATAACATATATGCCACTATTTCTTCCTATATTATCAACAGAATTCAAATCAGGTTTAAATTATAATAAAATATTAATTAAAGTATATAAAATTATTAGTCTTCTAACTTTTGGATTAACTCTTTCATTTTTATTAGGAAAACCTATAGGCATATCATCAGATGGAATATACCATTATTTATTTAAAGCACATAATGCTGCAGGTGGATATTATTTAATGTTATCTGTTTTTGGTTTGGTATTATACTTAAAAGAAAAAAATATATATAATTTATTTTATTTTTTTTCTAATATAATAGCTCTTTATTTTTCAAAGTCTAGGGGTTCTCAATTAGCTTTTATATGGGTTATTGGATTGATGATTATAAATGAGTTAATTAAAAGTAATAAATTAAAAAGAATATATTATATATTAACCATAATAGGGGCTATAGTAATAATATTGGGTGCATATTATATATCAAAAGAACATGGAATATATAATTTAAGCCCAACAAATACGGAAGTATTTGATTTAAATGATCCAAATAGAACCGCAAATATATCTGATAGATTATTTGTATTATGGCCAAGAGCGATTGATGATTTTATAAAAAGTCCAATATTTGGTATAGGATTTACAAGATATAATGACATTCCATATAATTTTGAGGGATTAAAAAATATATATATGTTTAATACATCTAAAGTCCAATTTTCTGATGCACATGCACACAATTCATATTTGCACATTTTAGCAGAAACCGGGATAATAGGTTTTATATTTTTTATATTATTAATAAAAGAATTGTTTTATATATCAAAAAAAATACCAGACGTTTTTTTCTCAAAATATATATATTATTCTATTTTTGCAATATTAATAGCAGGTCTTACGGAACATAGAATTTATACACCAGCACAAGTAATGCCATTTACAATTATATTAGAATTTTTAATATACGTATATTATGAAAAAATATATTTGGAGGAATAA
- a CDS encoding glycosyltransferase family 4 protein — protein sequence MKNILILDHAYWFGGAEKVLVDYLKEYNRDKYNIIVGVTTESEFTEKLKEVNIDYKIFPLSKDFLKISRSELSFKNIINIFEYRKMIKELSRFVIENNIDIIFTNSMKAHIYGGQISKKTNVKAIARLHDVVNGDFISPLKGMLKKTFNNNFYHISCVSETVKKSLIRIGVNENKISVLYNGIPNMKPKRDTEYYKKLHDLSENDFIISVIGWIQPSKGQLEIIKSIKEILKDNIKLMIIGDANEKNKEYLEKIKKYIKINRLDNNVILVGHTDDVSGYLEISDVFIHYPFIDDSLPTVLIEALYHNKTIIARKIGGIPEIINENNGYLIDSITHLKDLIFKIYNNPNKYKKMIDKKYFEEKFSYENYIKGIEELFEK from the coding sequence ATGAAAAATATATTGATACTAGACCACGCATATTGGTTTGGTGGAGCTGAAAAGGTACTTGTTGATTATCTTAAGGAATATAATAGAGATAAATATAATATAATAGTAGGGGTAACAACAGAAAGTGAATTTACTGAAAAACTAAAAGAAGTAAATATTGATTATAAAATATTTCCTTTAAGCAAAGATTTTTTAAAAATTAGTAGATCAGAATTATCATTCAAAAATATAATAAATATTTTTGAATATAGAAAAATGATTAAAGAATTATCTCGTTTTGTAATAGAAAATAATATAGATATTATATTTACAAATTCAATGAAAGCGCATATATATGGAGGACAAATTTCAAAAAAAACAAATGTTAAAGCAATTGCTAGGTTACATGATGTTGTTAATGGAGATTTTATATCTCCATTAAAAGGTATGTTAAAGAAAACCTTTAATAATAATTTTTATCATATATCCTGTGTATCGGAAACAGTAAAAAAGAGTTTAATTAGAATAGGTGTAAATGAAAATAAAATATCAGTATTATATAATGGAATTCCAAATATGAAACCAAAAAGAGACACAGAATATTATAAAAAATTACATGATTTATCAGAAAATGATTTTATTATTTCAGTAATAGGTTGGATTCAACCATCTAAAGGGCAACTAGAGATTATAAAAAGTATAAAAGAAATTTTAAAAGATAATATAAAATTAATGATTATTGGTGATGCAAATGAAAAAAACAAGGAGTATTTAGAAAAAATAAAAAAATATATTAAAATCAATAGATTGGATAATAATGTAATTTTAGTTGGACATACTGATGATGTTAGTGGTTATTTGGAAATAAGCGATGTATTTATACATTATCCATTTATTGATGATTCTCTACCAACTGTTTTAATTGAAGCATTATATCATAACAAGACAATAATTGCTAGAAAAATAGGCGGTATACCTGAAATAATAAATGAAAATAATGGATATTTAATAGATAGTATAACTCATTTAAAGGATTTAATATTTAAAATTTATAATAATCCAAATAAATATAAAAAGATGATAGATAAAAAATATTTTGAAGAAAAATTCTCATATGAAAATTATATAAAGGGTATAGAGGAGTTATTTGAAAAATGA
- a CDS encoding glycosyltransferase, which yields MKILSISRNYFPEIGGIEIVAREINKLFNSTALTYNPNKKGYKIDRVDNTEVHRLPIFIEKGSVRISLKYRNVLNKLSKDKDILLYHFASGQPELDIFLNGSIKDKKNICFYHMDIAGRGYFGKIYNNLIVKKYLKKMDKIIVTSPNIINTSPVLKYFKEKISVVPLFVETNHFYYRQDNYRNKYVSKNEKLILYIGRLGRYKGIEYLIKSMENLPNNYKLLIIGKGPKETELKDITKDLNLENRIIFENHISYNEMPKYYSAADVFVLPSIDRGEAFGLVALEAMACGIPVVSTELGTGTTFHNINEQTGIHVKPMNSKEISSAIKRIAEENWKENKKELIIKRAKEFDIEVFRNRIIKELR from the coding sequence TTGAAGATATTGTCTATATCAAGAAACTATTTTCCAGAAATTGGTGGAATTGAAATAGTTGCTAGAGAGATAAATAAATTATTTAATTCTACAGCATTAACATATAATCCAAATAAAAAAGGTTATAAAATTGATAGAGTTGATAATACAGAGGTTCATAGATTACCAATATTTATTGAAAAAGGTTCAGTAAGAATCTCTTTAAAATATAGAAATGTATTAAATAAGTTATCAAAAGATAAGGATATATTATTATATCACTTTGCTTCTGGGCAACCAGAGTTGGATATTTTTTTAAATGGAAGTATAAAAGATAAAAAGAATATATGTTTTTATCATATGGATATAGCAGGTAGAGGATATTTTGGAAAAATATATAATAATCTAATAGTAAAAAAATATTTAAAAAAAATGGATAAGATTATAGTTACATCACCAAATATAATTAATACATCTCCTGTATTAAAATACTTTAAAGAAAAAATATCTGTAGTTCCTTTATTCGTAGAAACAAATCATTTTTATTATAGGCAAGATAATTATAGAAATAAATATGTATCTAAAAATGAAAAATTAATATTATATATTGGAAGACTTGGGAGATATAAAGGTATAGAATATTTAATAAAATCAATGGAAAATCTTCCAAATAATTATAAACTATTGATTATTGGTAAAGGTCCAAAAGAAACTGAACTGAAAGATATTACCAAGGATTTAAATCTAGAAAATAGAATTATATTTGAAAATCATATTAGTTATAATGAAATGCCAAAATATTATTCTGCAGCAGATGTATTTGTATTACCTTCAATTGATAGAGGTGAAGCATTTGGTTTAGTTGCATTAGAAGCAATGGCATGTGGGATTCCAGTTGTTTCCACTGAATTAGGCACTGGAACTACTTTTCATAATATAAATGAACAAACAGGAATACATGTAAAACCTATGAATTCAAAAGAAATATCAAGTGCAATAAAAAGAATTGCGGAAGAAAATTGGAAAGAAAATAAAAAAGAATTGATAATAAAAAGAGCTAAAGAATTCGATATTGAAGTGTTTAGAAATAGGATAATAAAAGAATTGAGGTGA